A single genomic interval of Dromiciops gliroides isolate mDroGli1 chromosome 1, mDroGli1.pri, whole genome shotgun sequence harbors:
- the TWF2 gene encoding twinfilin-2 isoform X2: MVGLYLTQGIRGPPSPFCYALLCAPLTIMFLVLVATPELKDFFAKARNGSIRLIKVVIEDEQLVLGAFREPAQGWEQDYDSTVLPLLDEGQPCYILYRLDSHNAQGFQWIFIAWSPDSSPVRLKMLYAATRATVKKEFGGGHIKDELFGTVKDDLSFSGYQKHVTSCAAPAPLTMAERELQQIRINEVKTEISVESKHQTLQGLAFPLQPEAQQAISLLKQKKINYIQLKLDLERETIELVHTHPTEVADLPKRVPQDSARYHFFLYKHSHEGDYLESVVFIYSMPGYKCSIKERMLYSSCKSRLLDSVEQDFQLEITKKMEIDDGAELTAEFLYDEVHPKQHAFKQAFAKPKGPVGKRGQKRLIRGPGENGDES, from the exons ATGGTGGGGCTCTATTTAACCCAGGGCATCCGgggccccccctccccattctgttATGCCCTGCTCTGTGC GCCTCTGACCATCATGTTTTTGGTCCTTGTAGCTACCCCGGAGTTGAAGGATTTCTTTGCCAAGGCTCGGAATGGATCTATTAGGCTCATCAAAGTCGTCATTGAAGATG AACAGCTCGTGCTGGGTGCCTTCAGGGAGCCAGCCCAGGGATGGGAACAGGACTACGACTCGACCGTCTTACCTCTGCTGGATGAGGGCCAGCCCTGCTACATCCTCTACCGACTGGACTCCCACAATGCCCAGGGTTTCCAGTGGATCTTCATTGCCTGGTCCCCCGATAGCTCTCCG gttCGACTGAAGATGCTTTATGCAGCCACGAGAGCAACGGTGAAGAAGGAGTTTGGTGGGGGCCACATCAAGGATGAACTCTTTGGGACAGTGAAG GATGACCTCTCCTTCAGCGGCTACCAGAAACACGTGACGTCCTGTGCTGCACCAGCCCCACTGACCATGGCTGAGAGGGAGCTCCAGCAGATCCGGATCAATGAG GTGAAAACAGAGATCAGTGTGGAGAGCAAGCACCAGACCCTGCAAGGCCTCGCCTTCCCCCTGCAGCCTGAGGCCCAGCAGGCCATCTCACTgctaaaacagaagaaaatcaaCTATATCCAGCTG AAACTGGACCTGGAGCGGGAAACCATTGAGCTGGTTCACACGCACCCCACGGAGGTGGCAGATCTGCCCAAGAGAGTGCCCCAGGACTCTGCCCGCTACCACTTCTTTCTCTACAAACACTCCCATGAGGGCGACTACCTGGAGTCTGTGG TGTTCATCTACTCCATGCCTGGATACAAGTGTAGTATTAAGGAACGGATGCTGTACTCCAGTTGTAAGAGTCGTCTCCTGGACTCTGTGGAACAGGATTTCCAGCTGGAGATCACGAAGAAG ATGGAGATTGACGACGGGGCAGAGCTGACAGCAGAGTTCCTGTATGATGAAGTCCATCCCAAGCAACACGCCTTCAAGCAGGCCTTTGCCAAGCCCAAGGGCCCAGTGGGCAAGAGGGGCCAGAAGAGGCTTATCCGGGGCCCCGGAGAGAATGGGGATGAGAGCTAG
- the TWF2 gene encoding twinfilin-2 isoform X1, producing MAHQTGIHATPELKDFFAKARNGSIRLIKVVIEDEQLVLGAFREPAQGWEQDYDSTVLPLLDEGQPCYILYRLDSHNAQGFQWIFIAWSPDSSPVRLKMLYAATRATVKKEFGGGHIKDELFGTVKDDLSFSGYQKHVTSCAAPAPLTMAERELQQIRINEVKTEISVESKHQTLQGLAFPLQPEAQQAISLLKQKKINYIQLKLDLERETIELVHTHPTEVADLPKRVPQDSARYHFFLYKHSHEGDYLESVVFIYSMPGYKCSIKERMLYSSCKSRLLDSVEQDFQLEITKKMEIDDGAELTAEFLYDEVHPKQHAFKQAFAKPKGPVGKRGQKRLIRGPGENGDES from the exons ATGGCCCATCAGACTGGCATCCACG CTACCCCGGAGTTGAAGGATTTCTTTGCCAAGGCTCGGAATGGATCTATTAGGCTCATCAAAGTCGTCATTGAAGATG AACAGCTCGTGCTGGGTGCCTTCAGGGAGCCAGCCCAGGGATGGGAACAGGACTACGACTCGACCGTCTTACCTCTGCTGGATGAGGGCCAGCCCTGCTACATCCTCTACCGACTGGACTCCCACAATGCCCAGGGTTTCCAGTGGATCTTCATTGCCTGGTCCCCCGATAGCTCTCCG gttCGACTGAAGATGCTTTATGCAGCCACGAGAGCAACGGTGAAGAAGGAGTTTGGTGGGGGCCACATCAAGGATGAACTCTTTGGGACAGTGAAG GATGACCTCTCCTTCAGCGGCTACCAGAAACACGTGACGTCCTGTGCTGCACCAGCCCCACTGACCATGGCTGAGAGGGAGCTCCAGCAGATCCGGATCAATGAG GTGAAAACAGAGATCAGTGTGGAGAGCAAGCACCAGACCCTGCAAGGCCTCGCCTTCCCCCTGCAGCCTGAGGCCCAGCAGGCCATCTCACTgctaaaacagaagaaaatcaaCTATATCCAGCTG AAACTGGACCTGGAGCGGGAAACCATTGAGCTGGTTCACACGCACCCCACGGAGGTGGCAGATCTGCCCAAGAGAGTGCCCCAGGACTCTGCCCGCTACCACTTCTTTCTCTACAAACACTCCCATGAGGGCGACTACCTGGAGTCTGTGG TGTTCATCTACTCCATGCCTGGATACAAGTGTAGTATTAAGGAACGGATGCTGTACTCCAGTTGTAAGAGTCGTCTCCTGGACTCTGTGGAACAGGATTTCCAGCTGGAGATCACGAAGAAG ATGGAGATTGACGACGGGGCAGAGCTGACAGCAGAGTTCCTGTATGATGAAGTCCATCCCAAGCAACACGCCTTCAAGCAGGCCTTTGCCAAGCCCAAGGGCCCAGTGGGCAAGAGGGGCCAGAAGAGGCTTATCCGGGGCCCCGGAGAGAATGGGGATGAGAGCTAG